TGGCCACGTCCAGAATGTCGGGCACGTTCCGGATCTCCATCTTCTCGCTCGTCAGCAGCGTGGCGCAGATCACTTCCAGCGCCTCATTCTTGGCCCCTTGCGGCGTGATCTCACCCCGCATCCGGTGCCCCCCCTCAATCACGAACGAGCTCATTTCTTCTTGCGGAATTTCTTGCTCTTGTTCTGGTGCTGCGCCGCTGCGGCCACCTGTTGCAGCTCGCGTCCATCGATCAGCTTCAGGTCGCCCTCCTTGAGGTCGATCAGCCCGTCGGACAGCTGCGCCAAGTCCTTGAAGATCTTCGCGTCGCTCACCGTGTCTTTGTTATTCCACGTCACGTAGGAGCGCTTCATTTGGTTCGCCAGCGACCGCACCAGGTAGTCCTTCGCCTCGCTGTTCTCCATCTCCGTCGCCTTGCCCACCATCTGCTCCATGATCTTGCCATATTGGCGCGACCGGATGCGGGTGCTGACGTACGGAATGCGCGGCGGCCGCGTCTCCAAATCCGCCTCCTTAACCACCTCGTAAGGGTAGTCCACATCCAACTTGAAGCCTGACATAATGGCCAGATGATCCCAGAGAATATGCTTGAAGTCGTTCGTGTCGCGCTGTTGGGGATACAGGTTGCCCATGATCGAGATAATCGCGTTTGCACAGCGGTTGCGCTCCTCTCGGTCTTCGATCGTCACGCAGTAGTCGACCAGGTTTTGAACGTTGCGCCCATACTCAGGCTGTGCCAAATGTTTCTCGGCAGTGTTGTACTTCATTGTTAGCTTAATCTATTATTGATGAGGTCGCAAAAGTAGGTATTCCCACCGATTGCCCCGGGGCGCATCGCCTCCTCGTTTTGCACCTACAGCCCGCCTCACGGCCCCGTTTTGCTCCTCGGACGCTCCCCAAAGCCCTGTTTCAGGCCCGTTTCTTCTCGGGTTTACGCCCAAAAACCGCCTTCGGGAGCCATTTCTGGTGAAATACATGGCCCGAATCACGGATTTTAGCCCATTTCTTCCTTGTTTTCGAGTTAGCAAGTAGATAGACGCTTCCTCTGACCATCTGCGTATATCGCACATTGTCGCATGGTCCCATTCTTGATCTCTGCGCGATAAACAATTATGCAGCATGCACTCATCGTTGAT
The sequence above is drawn from the Tannerella serpentiformis genome and encodes:
- a CDS encoding DUF4290 domain-containing protein, whose product is MKYNTAEKHLAQPEYGRNVQNLVDYCVTIEDREERNRCANAIISIMGNLYPQQRDTNDFKHILWDHLAIMSGFKLDVDYPYEVVKEADLETRPPRIPYVSTRIRSRQYGKIMEQMVGKATEMENSEAKDYLVRSLANQMKRSYVTWNNKDTVSDAKIFKDLAQLSDGLIDLKEGDLKLIDGRELQQVAAAAQHQNKSKKFRKKK